The Blastocatellia bacterium nucleotide sequence AGTCAACTGCACGCGGACGCTGCCCCACGACGGCTCGGCGGTTAGCATCACCGGCAACCGGCGCGCGTCCGTGGTGATAAACATCTTCAAGTTATAAAGATTGCTGTCGCGCCCGCCGCTCAGATTCTTTGTCGCCATCCTTACCGTTTCAAACGTGCCGGCGCGCGTCGTCACTTTCTCTTTCGCCTCCGGCATGACGCTGATCCGGTAGAGCTTGCCGTCTTCGATGAGGTTGAACTGCCGCGCCCGCCCCACAGTCAAATCCATGCCGCGAATCGCAAACAGCAAACCGGCGACGTCATAGGTGTCCGGCAGAATTTCAATCGTGCGCCCATCGTCGAGCCGCGCCGTGCGCTTTTGCTGATCGAGCTGCATCGATCCCTGATCGCGCTTCTTGCCATGCCGTGTGTTCTTCTCGGCGCGAAACGGCATCAAGGTGGCGGCGTTCAGGAAAGACTCATAAACGTCGTTGACCTTCATCGCCATGACGCTGACCAGGCCGATGGATTGCGCCTGCGCGCTGACGTGAAAGGCGTCCACGCCGTCTACGGTGCGGCGGTCTTTGGTTTCGAGCGTCAGCTCGCCGGCGACGATGAAGTCAGCCCACGACACATCATAATTCAAGCGCTCGCCGACCGCCGGCACGTACTTCGCCGGCGCCGTGCGGTCTGATTTAATGCTGCGGGTTTGCGCGGCGCTCGGCAGCGTGAGCGCGCCGATGGCAAGCAAAATGAAAGCGCGTTTGAGCATCAGCATGATCGGGATACTTCCTTCCTTTCAGGTCTGATGCGCCCGACACGATTCATGATGCCTCAAAGAAAAAGCGGGCCTCAAGTTAGCTTGAGGCCCGCCCCGTAGCGGTCGGTCAATGTGTGAAGTAAGCCCGAGGCTTACACCGCCGTCGAAAACTATGGGACACGCATTAATTCTAGCGCAGGCTTCGGCACATCGGCCTTTTCGGGAGCCGTGGCCGGCTGCTTGAAATATTCGGACGAAGGATCAAGGGCCAGAGGCTGGAACGGATTCATCGGGTTGCCATCAAGACGAAGCTCATAATGCAAGTGTGCTGAGGTGGCGCGGCCCGTGCTGCCGGCGCGCCCGAGGATCTGGCCGCGCTCGACGCGCTGGCCGACCTGTACGTCGAAGCTCGACAGGTGGGCGTAGTGCGTCGTCACGCCGCCGCCATGATTGATGATGACGAGGTTGCCATAGCCATGATTCCAACCGGCGAACTGCACGATGCCGGCGAGGCTGGCGCCAATCGATTCGCCCCAGTGCGCCTTGATATCGCAGCCGGCATGAAAGCGCGCGCGGCCCGTGAACGGGTCGCTGCGATAACCGAAGGTGCTGCCGACCTGTGCGGTCGAGATCACCGGGCGCGCTTCATACTTCGACTCTATCGCCTTCGGCTCGGCCTTCGCGTCGGGCCGTGCCGGGCTCTTCACTTCGGCCTGTAAATCAGCGGGGATTTCGATAGTCGTCGGGCTGCGCTTGATGACGGTGGGCGCTGCCGGGATGACCGTGGCAAGCTCGAAGGCCGGCGCCGCAGCCGGCTTAGCCGTCGGCGCTTCGGCGGCGTTCATTGATAGAGCGGGCGTCACGACTCTGGGCCGGCTGCCGGCATCTTCAGCGGTCTTCGCGGCGCCGGTGCTGACGACTTGATTGATGCTTTGCGGTGTGGTCGGGCTCGGTTGATTGCTGGTTTGTTGCGCGCTGGCGCTAGCGGTCGAGATGAGCGAAGTGGTTATCAAAGCAATAAGTGCCTGCTTGCGAGTGATCGTCAAAACCCTCTCCTTTTCCGTGCGATAAGATGTGTACTGCTTGCCTGAATGAAAGTGGGGGTACTGCTGTCAGAGGCGGCATTCTATTGATCGGGGCACGGAGTTGTCAATTAATGAGGGCGTAAAAGCGGCGCGGAAATTCTTGTAAAAATGTTGCGGGAATTGTGATGGGGCCGGCTTAGCGCGGCTCTTCGTTATGGCGGAGGGTGCGTTTGAGCAGGTAAATCTCAAGCAAACAGCGCTGCTGCAATTGGCGAAGATAGAATAGCTGACGCCGGTCGGTCACTTCGGCCAGCCGACTTTCGAGGTCGGCCAGCAGCGCGCCCAGCGATTGCAAATCCTGTCTATCCCCATCCTGCATGGCTATCGTATTCTCCGATCAATTCGGTTTTCACAATAGAGAGATGTGCCAGAGCCGTCAAAGGATTTATGGGGAATGTTGCGATTTCATTGTTTGAAATTCGCGGCTCGTCGCCTGCGGCTCGGCTTGCGCGAAGGGGCACCGGGCTGGCTATAATTTGGCAGCATACGCAAAGGAGAAACGATGAAAGAAATTAGCCCGCAGGAAGCTCACGAGTTGATGCAGCGCGATCCTGAAATCATCTACCTCGACGTGCGCTCGGTGCCCGAGTTCGAGGCCGGCCACCCGCAGGGAGCGATCAACATTCCGCTCCTACACTTCACGCAGGGGCTCGGCATGTCGCCCAACGAAGATTTCCCGGCAGTCGTCGAAGCCACCCTGCCGAAAGATGCCAAATTGATCGTCGGCTGCAAGTCCGGGGGGCGCTCGGCCAACGCCTGCCAGTTGATGAGCCAGATGGGCTATCAGGATGTCACCAATCTGCGCGGCGGCTTTGGCGGCGCGGCAGATCGCTTCGGGCAGATCATCGAGCCGGGATGGGCAATGCTCAACCTGCCGGTCGCGACCGAAGCCGCCGAGGGCGCCGATTACGCCACGCTCGCCGCTCGCGCCAAGAAGTAAGCAGGACGACGTTTACTCCGCATAAAAGAGAGGCGAGTCAGGTGGCTGCTGACTCGCCTCTTTTATCCATGGCCCTAGCCACCGCACATCATTGCTGATTGCGCCGCGCGGCTTTGCGCTCGGCCTTGCTCGGCTGGGCTGCGGGAGCCTGATAAACAGGGGCTCGGTAAGCCGGAGCCTGCGGCGCGGCCTGCTGCTGCCGCTCGAAGCGGCGCTGCTGCTTCATCTGCTGGTGCATTTGCTGTTGCTGCGCCGGCTGCTGCCATTGCGGCTGTTGCACGACCTGTTGCTGACGCTCGGCGCGGCGCTGCGCTTTCATCTGTGCGCGTTGCGCTTGCTGTTGAGCGGCCTGCCACTGTTGTTGCGGCGCGGCTTGCTGCTGTTGGCGCTCGGCACGGCGCTGCATCTTCATCTGCGAGCGCTGTTGCTGCACGACCACCTGCTGTTGTTGCTGCTGACGTTCAGCGCGGCGTTGCGCCTTCATTTGTGCGCGCTGAGTTTGCTGCTGCGCGGCCTGCTGTTGTGCTTGCTGCGCCTGCTGCTGGCGTCGTTCCTGCTTCAACTGGCGGCGCGATTCGACCTGTTGCTGCGGCGCTTGCTGCTGCGCCATCTGCTGACGCGCCGCCTGCTTTTGGGCGCGGCGCTGCTCGCGCTGCTGGTTGACTTGCGCCGATTGCGAGGCCGCCTGTTGCTGCTGCGCCGCCATCTGCTGTTGCCGTTCAAAGCGGCGCTGTTGCTTCGGCGTCATCGCCTGCGACTGCGCTTGCGGCGCGGCTTGTTGCTGTGGCGCGACCTGTTGCGCCTGGGCAAAGGCCGGCTGCTGACGGCGCTCCTGCTTCAACTGTCGCAGCTCTTGTTTGGCCGAGCGGTCGCCCTGTTCCATGCGCGCTCGCAACTGGGCGATGCGCTGGTCGCGCTGCTGCGCGGCAACCTGCTGCGACGCCTGCGCGCCCGCGAGCGGCACCCCATCGGCGCGCTGCGCCATCACCACCTGGCCGCTGTTTTCAAACTGTAACTTGTTTCGCTTTTGCTTCTCCGGCACCGGCTGGTACTGGAGCGCTTGCGCGGCGTCACCCCGC carries:
- a CDS encoding M23 family metallopeptidase yields the protein MTITRKQALIALITTSLISTASASAQQTSNQPSPTTPQSINQVVSTGAAKTAEDAGSRPRVVTPALSMNAAEAPTAKPAAAPAFELATVIPAAPTVIKRSPTTIEIPADLQAEVKSPARPDAKAEPKAIESKYEARPVISTAQVGSTFGYRSDPFTGRARFHAGCDIKAHWGESIGASLAGIVQFAGWNHGYGNLVIINHGGGVTTHYAHLSSFDVQVGQRVERGQILGRAGSTGRATSAHLHYELRLDGNPMNPFQPLALDPSSEYFKQPATAPEKADVPKPALELMRVP
- a CDS encoding DUF3108 domain-containing protein; the protein is MLMLKRAFILLAIGALTLPSAAQTRSIKSDRTAPAKYVPAVGERLNYDVSWADFIVAGELTLETKDRRTVDGVDAFHVSAQAQSIGLVSVMAMKVNDVYESFLNAATLMPFRAEKNTRHGKKRDQGSMQLDQQKRTARLDDGRTIEILPDTYDVAGLLFAIRGMDLTVGRARQFNLIEDGKLYRISVMPEAKEKVTTRAGTFETVRMATKNLSGGRDSNLYNLKMFITTDARRLPVMLTAEPSWGSVRVQLTSIAGRATK
- a CDS encoding rhodanese-like domain-containing protein encodes the protein MKEISPQEAHELMQRDPEIIYLDVRSVPEFEAGHPQGAINIPLLHFTQGLGMSPNEDFPAVVEATLPKDAKLIVGCKSGGRSANACQLMSQMGYQDVTNLRGGFGGAADRFGQIIEPGWAMLNLPVATEAAEGADYATLAARAKK